A single genomic interval of Amycolatopsis albispora harbors:
- a CDS encoding glutamate ABC transporter substrate-binding protein has translation MAKASSTRRRIALMCAVVTFGATAGACSGGTEAVPGANNAAQSMLDRAPVATEAELAASPTAMAIKQRGELFIGASLETPLMSQQNPTTGEAEGFDATLGKLLAKYILGEPKRKIITTTPQIREALIQNSTVDAVIQNYSITPKRAEKVSFAGPYFISGQAVATLKGKPDISRPEDLNGKKVLVATGSTGAGVVKELAPQAQQIAFNTDPECVQALEQGRGDAWVKDLPVIAGETKLNDKIQLASGTFGSDPYGIGIKHGDESFKKFVNGWLKKIQDAGLWQQAYQESLGTVIPGEVPQPPAIGSVAGS, from the coding sequence ATGGCCAAGGCGTCTTCGACGCGCAGGAGGATCGCGCTGATGTGCGCGGTCGTCACCTTCGGAGCGACGGCTGGTGCCTGCTCCGGCGGCACCGAAGCGGTTCCGGGGGCGAACAACGCCGCCCAGAGCATGCTCGACCGCGCCCCGGTGGCCACCGAGGCGGAGCTGGCGGCCAGCCCGACCGCGATGGCGATCAAGCAGCGGGGCGAGCTGTTCATCGGTGCCTCGCTGGAAACCCCGCTGATGTCCCAGCAGAACCCCACCACCGGTGAGGCGGAGGGCTTCGACGCCACGCTCGGCAAGCTGCTCGCCAAGTACATCCTCGGCGAGCCCAAGCGCAAGATCATCACCACCACCCCGCAGATCCGCGAGGCGCTGATCCAGAACAGCACGGTGGACGCGGTCATCCAGAACTACTCGATCACCCCCAAGCGCGCGGAGAAGGTGTCCTTCGCCGGCCCGTACTTCATCTCCGGGCAGGCTGTGGCCACGCTCAAGGGCAAGCCGGACATCAGCAGGCCGGAGGACCTCAACGGCAAGAAGGTGCTGGTGGCCACCGGCAGCACCGGCGCCGGCGTGGTCAAGGAACTGGCCCCGCAGGCGCAGCAGATCGCGTTCAACACCGATCCCGAGTGCGTGCAGGCGCTGGAGCAGGGCCGCGGTGACGCCTGGGTGAAGGACCTGCCGGTGATCGCCGGCGAGACCAAGCTGAACGACAAGATCCAGCTGGCCAGCGGCACCTTCGGCAGCGACCCGTACGGCATCGGCATCAAGCACGGCGACGAGTCGTTCAAGAAGTTCGTCAACGGCTGGCTGAAGAAGATCCAGGACGCGGGGCTGTGGCAGCAGGCCTACCAGGAATCGCTGGGCACGGTGATCCCCGGTGAGGTCCCGCAGCCGCCCGCCATCGGCTCGGTCGCCGGCTCCTGA
- a CDS encoding amino acid ABC transporter permease — protein sequence MNVLLDYLPEFGRGVLTTIELTVLSFAGAMLIALVVVSCRVSPVKPLRAFAIAYVEVFQNIPLLLWLILIIFALPEIAINFDLFACAVLALSLYSAAYYAEALRSGINSVAKGQAEAARALGLGFLRTQTSVVLPQALRSVLQPLCNITIGLLMNTAITAGTGIPELTAAANAVNVITSDPLPVYIGAGIVYGLLALLISLVTSRLEKKLVIHR from the coding sequence ATGAACGTCCTCCTCGACTACCTCCCCGAGTTCGGCCGCGGTGTGCTCACCACGATCGAGCTGACCGTGCTCTCCTTCGCCGGCGCCATGCTCATCGCGCTGGTGGTGGTCTCGTGCCGGGTGTCCCCGGTCAAGCCGCTGCGTGCGTTCGCCATCGCGTATGTGGAGGTCTTCCAGAACATCCCGCTGCTGCTCTGGCTGATCCTGATCATCTTCGCGCTGCCCGAAATCGCCATCAACTTCGACCTGTTCGCCTGCGCGGTGCTCGCGCTCTCCTTGTATTCGGCGGCCTACTACGCCGAAGCGCTGCGGTCCGGGATCAACTCCGTGGCGAAGGGACAGGCCGAAGCCGCCAGGGCGCTCGGGCTCGGCTTCCTGCGCACGCAGACCAGCGTGGTGCTGCCGCAGGCGCTGCGGTCGGTGCTGCAGCCGCTGTGCAACATCACCATCGGGCTGCTGATGAACACCGCGATCACCGCGGGCACCGGGATCCCGGAGCTGACCGCGGCGGCCAACGCGGTCAACGTGATCACCTCCGACCCGCTGCCGGTCTACATCGGCGCGGGCATCGTGTACGGCCTGCTCGCGCTGCTGATCTCGCTGGTCACCTCGCGGCTGGAGAAGAAGCTGGTGATCCACCGATGA
- a CDS encoding amino acid ABC transporter permease: MNVLFDEPGPRGRRRIRIATVVAIVLGAAVLALALNQFAVNGQLDPRKWQPYGTWPMWKYLLNGLGGTLLAAGLVLVLAMPLGLLLALGRLSERRWIRWPARTYIEVFRVVPALLMVFMMLFALPRYGLDLPTLWKLVVPLTLNRSAQLAGVFRAGILSLDAGQGEAAAALGMRPWQAMWQVILPQALRHVLPSLISQSVGTVKDTSLGYVLSFAEVITIGKQLASYNRYLIQTYLVIALIYFVINFALSRLGRWLERRERRIGHVAAPADPGII, translated from the coding sequence ATGAACGTGCTGTTCGACGAGCCGGGGCCGCGGGGCAGGCGCCGCATCCGGATCGCCACCGTGGTGGCGATCGTGCTCGGCGCGGCCGTGCTGGCGCTGGCGCTGAACCAGTTCGCGGTGAACGGCCAGCTCGACCCGCGGAAGTGGCAGCCGTACGGCACGTGGCCGATGTGGAAGTACCTGCTCAACGGCCTCGGCGGCACCCTGCTGGCGGCCGGGCTGGTGCTGGTGCTGGCGATGCCGCTCGGCTTGCTGCTGGCGCTCGGCAGGTTGTCGGAACGGCGCTGGATCCGGTGGCCGGCGCGCACCTACATCGAGGTGTTCCGGGTGGTGCCGGCGCTGCTGATGGTGTTCATGATGTTGTTCGCGCTGCCGCGGTACGGGCTGGACCTGCCGACGCTGTGGAAACTGGTGGTGCCGCTGACGCTGAACCGGTCGGCCCAGCTGGCCGGGGTGTTCCGCGCGGGCATCCTGTCGCTGGACGCCGGCCAGGGCGAGGCGGCGGCCGCGCTCGGGATGCGGCCGTGGCAGGCGATGTGGCAGGTGATCCTGCCGCAGGCGCTGCGGCACGTGCTGCCGTCGCTGATCAGCCAGTCGGTCGGCACGGTGAAGGACACCTCGCTCGGGTACGTGCTGAGCTTCGCCGAGGTGATCACCATCGGGAAGCAGCTGGCGTCGTACAACCGGTACCTGATCCAGACGTACCTGGTGATCGCGCTGATCTACTTCGTGATCAACTTCGCGCTTTCGCGGCTGGGTCGGTGGCTGGAACGCCGGGAACGGCGAATCGGCCACGTGGCCGCACCCGCCGACCCGGGCATCATCTGA
- a CDS encoding MFS transporter, which yields MDVQLGTPLKYWLAVLSVAVGTFSIVTSQLLPVGLVPQIAAELGVSEGTVGLTLTVPGLVAAVAAPALTVAASGLDRRLVLTGLSALLVGANLVSAIATDFTVLLAARILVGLSVGGFWAIAGGIAVRLVPERVVGRATATIFAGVSTATVAGVPAGKLLGDLTDWRTAFAVVGVVALAVLAAQLVLLPRLPAGRATKLGDLLSLFRHPEIRVSFVAVFLLVIGHFSAYTFITPILREVGGVPPALATALLLAYGGAGFAGNFLGGTAAYRNPRRTLVVAAGGLGISLLLCGIAGGSLPLLVVLLLVWGAAYGAVPVSLQIWLGSAVPDRREVAGSLFVTAFQVSISVGALSGGLWVDSFGTAGVLLFGGTLTALTAAGLLVLRRKSAVD from the coding sequence GTGGACGTGCAGCTGGGAACGCCCCTGAAGTACTGGCTCGCCGTGTTGTCGGTGGCGGTCGGCACCTTCTCGATCGTCACCTCGCAGCTGCTCCCGGTGGGCCTGGTGCCGCAGATCGCCGCGGAGCTGGGCGTGTCCGAGGGCACGGTCGGGCTGACGCTGACCGTGCCGGGCCTGGTCGCCGCCGTGGCCGCGCCCGCGCTGACCGTGGCCGCGAGCGGGCTGGACCGGCGGCTGGTGCTCACCGGGCTCAGCGCGCTGCTGGTCGGCGCGAACCTGGTCAGCGCCATCGCCACCGACTTCACCGTGCTGCTGGCCGCGCGCATCCTGGTCGGGCTGAGCGTCGGCGGGTTCTGGGCCATCGCGGGCGGGATCGCCGTGCGGCTGGTGCCGGAGCGGGTGGTCGGCCGCGCGACCGCGACCATCTTCGCCGGGGTGTCCACGGCGACCGTCGCGGGCGTGCCAGCGGGCAAGCTGCTCGGCGACCTGACCGACTGGCGCACCGCCTTCGCCGTGGTCGGCGTGGTCGCGCTCGCGGTGCTCGCGGCGCAGCTGGTCCTCCTGCCGCGACTGCCAGCCGGTCGCGCGACGAAGCTCGGCGATCTGCTTTCGCTGTTCCGGCACCCCGAGATCCGGGTCAGCTTCGTCGCGGTGTTCCTGCTGGTGATCGGGCACTTCAGCGCGTACACCTTCATCACCCCGATCCTGCGCGAAGTCGGCGGAGTGCCGCCCGCGCTGGCCACCGCGCTGCTGCTGGCCTACGGCGGCGCGGGATTCGCGGGCAACTTCCTCGGCGGCACCGCCGCCTACCGGAACCCGCGCCGCACGCTGGTCGTGGCGGCGGGCGGGCTCGGGATTTCGCTGCTGCTGTGCGGGATCGCCGGTGGTTCGCTGCCGTTGCTGGTGGTGTTGCTCCTGGTGTGGGGCGCGGCGTACGGCGCGGTGCCGGTCAGCCTGCAGATCTGGCTCGGCAGCGCGGTCCCGGACCGGCGGGAGGTCGCCGGTTCGCTGTTCGTCACCGCGTTCCAGGTGTCCATTTCGGTCGGCGCGCTGTCCGGCGGGCTGTGGGTGGATTCCTTCGGGACCGCCGGCGTGCTGCTGTTCGGCGGCACACTGACCGCGCTCACCGCGGCCGGATTGCTGGTGCTGCGGCGAAAATCAGCCGTGGACTAG
- a CDS encoding copper homeostasis protein CutC encodes MNRLLEVIVLDGRDAEQAQLGGADRVELVAEMALDGLTPADAVIREVLAATDLPVRVMLRKSGSFLAADLPGLRARANELLALGAREFVLGFLTADGRVDEPATRALVRELDGANWTFHRAVDHARDVRVAYAAAARLGCDTILTAGHADGVTEGAPALEQLALHEEPPVLMAGGGLRAHQVARLREAGVHAFHIGSGARPLGWQEPVDAAAVRRWAELVHG; translated from the coding sequence GTGAACCGGTTGCTGGAAGTGATCGTGCTCGACGGGCGGGACGCCGAGCAGGCGCAGCTCGGCGGCGCCGATCGGGTGGAGCTGGTCGCCGAGATGGCGCTGGACGGGCTCACCCCGGCCGACGCCGTGATCCGCGAAGTGCTCGCCGCGACCGATCTGCCGGTGCGCGTGATGCTGCGCAAGTCCGGCTCCTTCCTGGCGGCGGACCTCCCCGGCCTCCGCGCCCGCGCCAACGAACTGCTGGCGCTCGGCGCCCGCGAGTTCGTGCTCGGCTTCCTCACCGCCGACGGCCGGGTCGACGAGCCCGCCACCCGCGCGCTGGTGCGCGAGCTCGACGGCGCGAACTGGACGTTCCACCGCGCGGTCGACCACGCCCGCGACGTGCGCGTGGCCTACGCGGCGGCGGCTCGGCTCGGCTGCGACACGATCCTCACCGCCGGGCACGCCGACGGCGTCACCGAGGGCGCGCCCGCGCTGGAACAGCTCGCGCTCCACGAGGAACCACCGGTGCTCATGGCGGGCGGCGGCCTGCGCGCGCACCAGGTGGCGCGGCTGCGCGAGGCCGGGGTGCACGCGTTCCACATCGGCTCCGGGGCGCGGCCGCTGGGCTGGCAGGAGCCGGTCGACGCGGCGGCCGTGCGCCGTTGGGCCGAGCTAGTCCACGGCTGA
- a CDS encoding nitrate- and nitrite sensing domain-containing protein — protein sequence MNRRGTEPRTGYATDSPSAQSLPGDAGGRWRLRNWRLRTKLFAVLLIPTVAVIALVGLRVRLDLGEAGRLAEAATRVRVDTTLAELTHRLQRERDLTVRFVATGRKTGIEELRGQRDKVNESLGAFERTLADAESGLAPDVAADFRQLRDQLGGLTGLRYAGEFSDFPPESVLRSYSDLITGTLTVGDQSAAEITDPELARLRLAVNALAKVKDTMSVKRAVLADALAQGSLNVDRTRALLGAEAEYEAAREDFRQFATPDQRRMYDDTVLGLVVDNGNNMVESVLRRSEADQPLTGLDPIQWDIASTYTINLVRQVEDALQQNSQSRTEALAADARASAIRDSAIVLGVVLIGGVLAVIVTRSLLRSLRILRRSALEVAEHQLPAAVEGILTDPEPPYPGSSSEPRIAPVPVFSKEELGQVARAFDAVHGEAVRLAGEQARLRENVNSMFVNLSRRSQELVERQLSVLDRMEADEQDPEILGGLFELDHLATRMRRNSENLLVLSGTDPAREVAGPVSADEIVGAALSEVEHYQRIELPAAPELTVRAEAVSDLVHVISELLENATAYSPPATMVSVVSTLLDDGGWQIDIVDRGSGMAEAEVRRTNARLAEPPKVDVEVSRRMGLYVVARLSTRHNISVRLANRRSGGMTATVVVPPELVTVSAPVSLLPPEPAPAPLPALPATEIVVTPPEPSLDVPYEPEYDRSYVPEPLPEPEPRHEPEPHQDLEPRYEPEPHQEPEPRYEPEPRYEPEPRYEPEPRYDTAPHSEAEPRSEAEPGYETEGRYETEPRNEYDRSYGFEAGYESDQRHAYQPEPEWPAESVDETDEPYATHGRHDPYETREPYGPRETHEPYGSHEPYETHGSHEPYEPRETHAPYTTHETHKSYASHASYEPDWPEADPEPPGPRLPPEPRRPVEPPARAPVHEFEPPSWPTEDDVHLEDEAGLDGPTERMPAYEAVLTRWFRDDEATTHPARHARASAEQAILTLSPDAVRGRMSSLQNGVERGRYVRDRQREKGYE from the coding sequence GTGAACCGTCGCGGAACCGAGCCCCGAACGGGTTATGCGACGGATTCCCCATCTGCGCAGAGTTTGCCTGGCGACGCCGGCGGCCGGTGGCGGCTGCGCAACTGGCGGCTGCGCACCAAGCTCTTCGCGGTGCTGCTGATCCCCACCGTCGCGGTGATCGCGCTGGTCGGCCTGCGCGTCCGGCTCGACCTCGGCGAGGCGGGCAGGCTCGCCGAAGCGGCCACCCGGGTGCGGGTGGACACCACGCTCGCCGAGCTGACCCACCGGCTGCAGCGCGAACGTGATCTCACCGTCCGTTTTGTCGCCACTGGACGGAAAACCGGCATCGAGGAGTTGCGCGGCCAGCGCGACAAGGTCAACGAATCACTCGGTGCGTTCGAACGCACGCTGGCCGACGCGGAATCGGGGTTGGCGCCGGACGTGGCCGCCGATTTCCGCCAACTCCGCGATCAGCTGGGCGGGCTGACCGGGCTGCGCTATGCCGGGGAGTTCTCCGATTTCCCGCCGGAATCGGTGCTGCGCTCCTACAGCGACCTGATCACCGGCACGCTCACCGTCGGTGATCAGTCCGCGGCCGAGATCACCGATCCGGAACTGGCCAGGCTGCGACTGGCGGTGAACGCGCTGGCCAAGGTGAAGGACACCATGTCGGTCAAGCGCGCGGTGCTCGCCGACGCGCTCGCGCAGGGCTCGCTCAACGTGGACCGCACGCGCGCGCTGCTCGGCGCGGAAGCCGAATACGAGGCCGCGCGCGAGGACTTCCGCCAGTTCGCCACCCCGGACCAGCGCCGCATGTACGACGACACGGTGCTCGGGCTGGTGGTCGACAACGGCAACAACATGGTCGAGTCGGTGCTGCGGCGGTCCGAAGCGGACCAGCCGCTGACCGGGCTCGATCCCATCCAGTGGGACATCGCGTCGACCTACACGATCAACCTGGTGCGCCAGGTCGAGGACGCGCTGCAGCAGAACAGCCAGTCCCGCACCGAAGCGCTCGCCGCCGACGCCAGGGCTTCGGCGATCCGCGACTCGGCGATCGTGCTCGGCGTGGTGCTCATCGGCGGGGTGCTCGCGGTGATCGTGACGCGCTCGCTGCTGCGTTCGCTGCGGATCCTGCGCCGCAGCGCGCTGGAGGTCGCCGAGCACCAGCTGCCCGCGGCCGTCGAAGGCATTCTCACCGATCCGGAGCCGCCGTACCCCGGTTCGTCTTCGGAGCCGCGGATCGCGCCGGTTCCGGTGTTCAGCAAGGAAGAGCTGGGTCAGGTGGCGCGGGCCTTCGACGCGGTGCACGGTGAGGCCGTGCGGCTGGCGGGGGAGCAGGCGCGGCTGCGCGAGAACGTCAACTCGATGTTCGTGAACCTTTCGCGGCGCAGCCAGGAACTGGTCGAGCGGCAGCTGTCGGTACTGGACCGGATGGAGGCCGACGAGCAGGACCCGGAGATCCTCGGCGGGCTGTTCGAACTGGACCACCTCGCCACCCGCATGCGCCGCAACAGCGAGAACCTGCTGGTGCTCTCCGGCACCGACCCGGCGCGCGAGGTGGCGGGTCCGGTCAGCGCGGACGAGATCGTCGGCGCGGCGCTGTCGGAGGTCGAGCACTACCAGCGCATCGAACTGCCCGCGGCGCCGGAGCTGACCGTGCGCGCGGAGGCGGTCAGCGACCTGGTGCACGTGATTTCCGAGCTGCTGGAGAACGCCACCGCGTATTCGCCGCCCGCCACCATGGTTTCGGTGGTCAGCACCCTGCTCGACGACGGTGGCTGGCAGATCGACATCGTCGACCGCGGCAGCGGCATGGCCGAGGCGGAGGTCCGGCGGACGAACGCGCGGCTGGCCGAACCGCCCAAGGTGGACGTCGAGGTGTCCCGGCGGATGGGCCTGTACGTGGTGGCGCGACTGTCCACCCGGCACAACATCAGCGTGCGGCTGGCCAACCGGCGCAGTGGCGGCATGACCGCGACGGTGGTGGTACCACCGGAACTGGTCACCGTTTCGGCGCCGGTTTCGCTGCTGCCGCCGGAACCAGCGCCGGCGCCGCTGCCCGCGTTGCCCGCCACGGAGATCGTGGTGACCCCGCCGGAGCCCTCGCTTGACGTGCCCTACGAGCCGGAATACGACCGGTCGTACGTTCCCGAGCCGCTGCCCGAACCCGAGCCACGCCACGAGCCGGAGCCACACCAAGACCTCGAGCCGCGCTACGAGCCCGAGCCGCACCAGGAACCCGAGCCGCGCTACGAACCCGAGCCGCGCTACGAACCCGAGCCGCGCTACGAGCCGGAGCCGCGCTACGACACCGCCCCGCACTCTGAGGCCGAGCCGCGCTCTGAGGCCGAGCCGGGCTACGAAACCGAGGGGCGCTACGAGACCGAGCCGCGGAATGAATACGACCGGTCGTATGGTTTCGAGGCCGGGTACGAATCCGACCAGCGCCACGCCTACCAGCCCGAGCCCGAGTGGCCAGCCGAGTCCGTCGACGAAACCGACGAGCCTTACGCAACCCACGGGCGCCACGATCCCTACGAGACCCGCGAGCCTTACGGCCCCCGCGAAACCCACGAGCCGTACGGGTCCCACGAGCCTTACGAAACTCACGGGTCCCACGAGCCTTACGAACCCCGCGAAACCCACGCGCCGTACACAACCCACGAGACCCACAAGTCCTACGCGAGCCACGCGTCCTACGAACCGGACTGGCCCGAGGCCGATCCCGAGCCACCCGGTCCTCGCCTCCCGCCGGAGCCTCGGCGGCCGGTGGAGCCGCCTGCCCGGGCGCCGGTCCACGAGTTCGAACCGCCCAGCTGGCCGACCGAGGACGACGTCCACCTCGAAGACGAAGCCGGTCTCGACGGGCCGACCGAGCGCATGCCCGCCTACGAAGCCGTGCTGACGCGCTGGTTCCGCGACGACGAGGCCACCACGCACCCGGCCCGCCACGCGCGCGCCAGCGCGGAGCAGGCCATCCTGACGCTGAGCCCCGATGCCGTGCGCGGCAGGATGTCCAGTCTGCAGAACGGGGTCGAGCGCGGGCGCTACGTGCGTGACCGGCAACGCGAGAAAGGGTACGAGTGA
- a CDS encoding ABC transporter substrate-binding protein — translation MGTGAGRAFPALLIVALVVALSGCSAFDQNQQATPAAPERNTLRVGVGNPIESAPLRMAVADGSFTAGGLKVELIEQANAGDGLAKLAAGDLDVAFGSDVDLFKAAGNGVALQLQGEAYTAGTDTMALVTLPDSAYSTPTAKRSPTIAVDALDGLGTLTSRSVLATAGVDVNRIRFTQRGADEMMSTLRDGEADAAWLVEPQITMAQQEFGAKVLADTARGATLEFPVSAYAANAVFAQANPRTMALFRALLGQAQQKAADPAIVRQALPSFAGISANTAALVSLGSYPSSLSGVRLQRVADLMHGAGVLKQRLDVQALLPAP, via the coding sequence ATGGGCACCGGAGCGGGGCGAGCTTTCCCGGCGCTGCTGATCGTGGCGCTCGTGGTCGCGCTCAGTGGTTGCTCCGCCTTCGACCAGAACCAGCAGGCCACCCCGGCCGCGCCGGAAAGGAACACTCTCCGTGTCGGTGTGGGTAACCCGATCGAGAGTGCCCCCTTGCGCATGGCCGTGGCCGACGGCTCGTTCACCGCGGGCGGGCTCAAGGTCGAGCTGATCGAGCAGGCCAACGCCGGCGACGGCCTCGCCAAGCTCGCCGCCGGCGATCTGGACGTCGCGTTCGGCAGTGACGTCGACCTGTTCAAGGCCGCCGGAAACGGTGTGGCGCTGCAACTCCAGGGCGAGGCGTACACCGCGGGCACGGACACCATGGCACTGGTGACGCTGCCCGATTCGGCCTATTCCACGCCCACCGCCAAGCGCTCGCCGACGATCGCGGTGGACGCGCTGGACGGGCTCGGCACGCTGACCAGCCGCTCGGTGCTGGCCACCGCCGGGGTGGACGTCAACCGCATCAGGTTCACCCAGCGTGGCGCCGACGAGATGATGTCCACCCTGCGGGACGGCGAAGCCGACGCGGCGTGGCTCGTCGAACCGCAGATCACCATGGCGCAGCAGGAGTTCGGCGCGAAGGTGCTCGCCGACACCGCCCGCGGCGCCACCCTGGAGTTCCCGGTTTCGGCCTACGCGGCGAACGCGGTGTTCGCGCAGGCCAATCCCCGCACCATGGCGTTGTTCCGCGCACTGCTGGGCCAGGCGCAGCAGAAGGCGGCGGATCCGGCCATCGTGCGGCAGGCCCTGCCGTCGTTCGCCGGGATCAGCGCCAACACCGCGGCGCTGGTGTCGCTGGGCAGCTACCCGAGTTCGCTGAGCGGGGTGCGGCTGCAGCGGGTCGCGGACCTGATGCACGGCGCGGGCGTGCTGAAGCAGCGCCTCGACGTGCAGGCGCTGCTGCCAGCCCCCTAA
- a CDS encoding TetR/AcrR family transcriptional regulator — protein MVEQLGLRERKKQLTRRLISDTAIDLFLASGFDSVSVAEVADAAEVSKRTLFAYFPTKEDLVVHRYAHHEGENAEVVRRRTARQTPLIALRAHFLDGLLRRDPVTGLNDDPNQIALYAMVTATPSLSARLLQFYEGSERALVQELVTGDGADELIARLAAAQIVATQRTLLMDNIRRLTNGTRAVDAYPDAVADARKAFKLLRSGLAEFGLG, from the coding sequence GTGGTTGAACAGCTGGGCCTCCGGGAGCGCAAGAAGCAGCTGACGCGCAGGCTCATTTCCGACACCGCGATCGACCTGTTCCTCGCTTCGGGGTTCGACTCGGTCTCGGTGGCCGAGGTGGCCGACGCGGCAGAGGTCTCCAAGCGCACCCTGTTCGCCTACTTCCCGACCAAAGAGGACCTGGTGGTGCACCGCTACGCCCACCACGAAGGGGAGAACGCGGAGGTGGTGCGCCGCCGCACGGCCCGCCAGACACCGCTGATCGCGCTGCGCGCCCACTTCCTCGACGGCCTGCTCCGGCGTGATCCGGTGACCGGGCTGAACGACGACCCGAACCAGATCGCGCTGTACGCGATGGTGACCGCGACGCCGAGCCTGTCCGCGCGGCTGCTGCAGTTCTACGAGGGCAGCGAGCGCGCGCTGGTCCAGGAGCTGGTCACCGGCGACGGCGCGGACGAACTGATCGCGCGGCTGGCCGCCGCGCAGATCGTGGCCACCCAGCGCACCCTGCTGATGGACAACATCCGGCGGCTGACCAACGGCACCCGCGCCGTGGACGCCTACCCGGACGCGGTGGCCGACGCGCGCAAGGCGTTCAAGCTCCTGCGCAGCGGCCTGGCCGAGTTCGGCCTCGGTTAG
- a CDS encoding DNA repair helicase XPB, with protein MTDGPLIVQSDKTVLLEVDHPRAEDARIAIAPFAELERAPEHVHTYRVTPLALWNARAAGHDAEQVVDALTTYSRFPVPQPLLIDVVDTMARFGRLQITNHPAHGLVMTTTDRAVLEEVSRSKKISPMLGTRLDPDTVVVHPSERGRLKQMLLKVGWPAEDLAGYVDGEAHPIALDENGWQLREYQRQAAQAFFKGGSGVVVLPCGAGKTLVGAAAMAHAKATTLILVTNTVAGRQWKRELVARTSLTEDEIGEYSGEKKEVRPVTIATYQVITRKSKGEYKHLELFDTRDWGLVVYDEVHLLPAPVFRMTADLQSRRRLGLTATLVREDGREGDVFSLIGPKRYDVPWRDIEAQGWIAPAECVEVRVTLTDNERLLYATAEPEERYKIAATAATKTPVIKSIVDKHRGEPTLIIGAYLDQLEMLGAELDAPVIQGSTRNKEREELFDRFRRGELDTLVVSKVANFSIDLPEASVAIQISGTFGSRQEEAQRLGRLLRPKADGRQAHFYSVVARDTLDTEYAAHRQRFLAEQGYAYTIRDADDLREGR; from the coding sequence GTGACCGATGGCCCGTTGATCGTGCAGTCCGACAAGACCGTGCTCCTCGAAGTCGACCATCCGCGTGCCGAGGACGCCCGGATCGCGATCGCGCCGTTCGCCGAGCTCGAACGCGCGCCCGAACACGTGCACACCTACCGGGTCACCCCGCTGGCGCTGTGGAACGCGCGCGCCGCCGGGCACGACGCCGAGCAGGTGGTCGACGCGCTGACCACCTACTCCCGGTTCCCGGTGCCGCAGCCGCTGCTGATCGACGTGGTGGACACGATGGCCCGCTTCGGCAGGCTGCAGATCACCAACCACCCGGCACACGGGCTGGTGATGACCACCACCGACCGCGCGGTGCTGGAGGAGGTGTCCCGCAGCAAGAAGATCAGCCCGATGCTGGGCACCCGGCTCGACCCGGACACCGTGGTCGTGCACCCGTCCGAACGCGGGCGGCTCAAGCAGATGCTGCTCAAGGTCGGCTGGCCCGCCGAGGACCTCGCCGGGTACGTCGACGGCGAGGCGCACCCGATCGCGCTCGACGAGAACGGCTGGCAACTGCGCGAGTACCAGCGCCAGGCCGCGCAGGCCTTCTTCAAGGGCGGCTCCGGTGTGGTGGTGCTGCCGTGCGGCGCGGGCAAGACGCTGGTCGGCGCGGCGGCGATGGCGCACGCCAAGGCGACCACGCTGATCCTGGTCACCAACACCGTGGCCGGGCGGCAGTGGAAGCGCGAGCTGGTGGCGCGGACCTCGCTGACCGAGGACGAGATCGGCGAGTACTCGGGTGAGAAGAAGGAGGTCCGCCCGGTCACCATCGCCACGTACCAGGTGATCACCCGCAAGTCGAAGGGCGAGTACAAGCACCTGGAGCTGTTCGACACCCGTGACTGGGGCCTGGTGGTCTACGACGAGGTGCACCTGCTGCCCGCGCCGGTCTTCCGGATGACCGCGGACCTGCAGTCGCGGCGGCGGCTCGGGCTGACCGCCACCCTGGTCCGCGAGGACGGCCGCGAGGGCGACGTGTTCTCGCTGATCGGCCCCAAGCGGTACGACGTGCCGTGGCGCGACATCGAGGCGCAGGGCTGGATCGCGCCCGCCGAATGCGTCGAGGTGCGGGTCACCCTGACCGACAACGAGCGGCTGCTCTACGCCACCGCGGAGCCGGAGGAGCGGTACAAGATCGCCGCCACCGCGGCCACCAAGACCCCGGTGATCAAGTCCATTGTGGACAAGCACCGCGGTGAGCCGACGCTGATCATCGGCGCCTACCTCGACCAGCTGGAGATGCTCGGCGCCGAGCTGGACGCGCCGGTGATCCAGGGCTCCACCAGGAACAAGGAGCGCGAGGAGCTGTTCGACAGGTTCCGCCGCGGCGAGCTGGACACGCTGGTGGTGTCGAAGGTGGCCAACTTCTCCATCGACCTGCCGGAGGCGTCGGTGGCGATCCAGATCTCCGGCACCTTCGGCTCGCGGCAGGAGGAGGCGCAGCGGCTCGGGCGGCTTCTGCGGCCGAAGGCCGACGGGCGCCAGGCGCACTTCTATTCGGTGGTCGCGCGGGACACCCTCGACACCGAGTACGCCGCGCACCGGCAGCGCTTCCTCGCCGAGCAGGGCTACGCCTACACCATCCGCGACGCCGACGACCTGCGCGAAGGCCGGTGA